From the genome of Paraburkholderia flava, one region includes:
- a CDS encoding SRPBCC family protein, translating to MEKVYEIYIKTTPERLWEAITSTELRAKYTFGLRVVSDYTPGSRHEARPGAPAGASQSDMPVIADGENLEVDPPRRLVQSFHARWSDDVSVEGTSRVTWEIEPVGDSCRLTVTHDQLREGANPELYGGWPMVLSGLKTLLETGGLLTTPGSLQYGTGS from the coding sequence ATGGAGAAGGTGTACGAGATCTATATCAAGACGACGCCCGAACGTCTGTGGGAGGCGATCACCAGCACGGAGCTGCGCGCGAAGTACACGTTCGGTCTGCGCGTCGTGTCGGACTACACGCCCGGTTCGCGTCACGAAGCGCGGCCCGGCGCGCCTGCGGGTGCGAGTCAGTCGGACATGCCAGTCATCGCCGATGGCGAGAATCTGGAGGTCGATCCGCCGCGCCGTCTCGTGCAGAGTTTTCATGCGCGCTGGAGCGACGACGTGAGCGTGGAAGGCACGTCGCGTGTGACGTGGGAAATCGAACCGGTCGGCGACTCGTGCCGGCTCACCGTGACGCACGATCAACTGCGAGAAGGCGCGAACCCGGAACTGTACGGCGGCTGGCCGATGGTGCTGTCGGGTCTCAAGACGCTGCTCGAAACGGGTGGTCTGCTGACCACGCCTGGGTCGCTGCAATACGGAACGGGCAGCTAG
- a CDS encoding LysR family transcriptional regulator, translating into MHPEFDIDLLRTFVAVVETGSFTKAAVAVHRSQAAVSMQIKRLERMLGTTLFARDTRNLALTRPGNTLLEYARRVIDLHHEAWSAIVRPEVTGRVVLGAPDDYVASLLSPVLRRFSNLYPHVEIEIVCAQSTSLAPMLADNKIDLAFVTRDRKLRGEFVRREPMVWVGSSEDTAVLAASPLPVGLYEPGCVARQHTLAALDAAKIRYRAAYSSASLLGLVATVDAGLAVIALARCSVPSRLSILGEAQGLPAIEPLEIVVARSAKSDRPTCDYLAAQMVQDLGVRVPARASSASAAEGASAQA; encoded by the coding sequence ATGCACCCGGAATTCGACATCGATCTGCTGCGCACGTTTGTCGCGGTGGTGGAGACGGGCAGTTTCACGAAGGCGGCGGTGGCGGTGCATCGGTCGCAGGCGGCGGTGAGCATGCAGATCAAGCGGCTCGAGCGGATGCTCGGCACGACGCTGTTTGCGCGCGACACACGCAACCTCGCACTGACCCGGCCCGGCAACACGCTGCTCGAATACGCGCGACGTGTGATCGATCTGCATCACGAGGCGTGGTCTGCGATCGTGCGACCGGAGGTGACCGGGCGCGTGGTGCTCGGCGCGCCGGACGATTACGTCGCGTCGTTGCTGTCGCCGGTGTTGCGGCGCTTCTCGAATCTGTACCCGCATGTGGAGATCGAGATCGTCTGCGCGCAGAGCACGTCGCTTGCGCCGATGCTCGCCGACAACAAGATCGATCTCGCGTTCGTCACGCGCGACCGCAAGCTGCGCGGCGAATTCGTGCGGCGTGAGCCGATGGTGTGGGTTGGGTCATCGGAGGATACGGCCGTGCTCGCGGCGTCGCCGTTGCCGGTCGGTCTGTACGAGCCGGGTTGCGTTGCGCGTCAGCACACGCTCGCCGCGCTCGATGCCGCGAAGATTCGCTATCGCGCCGCGTACAGCAGTGCGAGTTTGCTGGGTCTTGTCGCGACAGTCGATGCGGGGCTCGCGGTGATTGCGCTCGCGCGTTGCAGCGTGCCGTCGCGGCTGTCGATACTCGGCGAAGCGCAGGGCTTGCCTGCGATCGAGCCGCTTGAGATCGTCGTCGCGCGCAGTGCTAAATCGGATCGACCTACCTGCGACTATCTTGCTGCGCAGATGGTGCAGGATCTTGGGGTGCGGGTGCCGGCTAGAGCTTCGTCTGCATCTGCGGCGGAGGGGGCGTCGGCGCAGGCTTGA
- a CDS encoding TonB-dependent receptor: MKNRKKTYRALLVATASLAAAKPLLAQQAPADPAAAATATAGTTLPAISVTSTVDRRSYDAGKSNTATKTSMSLIEVPQTVNVIPRALLDEQNATSLQDALRNVPGLGFSVGDGQRDQVTIRGFNAITDQYVDGIRDDALYYRDLSNVERIDVLKGPAAVLYGRGSAGGIINRVLKKPQANPEQSVGVSLGTEGERRGDFDLGWNANDAARFRITGAAENSNSFRNQFQLNRQAIAPSAQFRIDRDTTINLEFDYLHDRRTSDQGLPAYLGRPVNVPIQTYYGSADAASSSYNDISAKSATASLDHRFNDSLSFHAAVRAYDFSLERKNYATYEPIKTAVNPVVTLDQSTRFRQDHGVDSLFELTQKTTLFGMKHELLYGVELSQQQKFDTLYSRTKVATYDLFNPQLVTIPGMPAGLTPKTNASTVLGLAGVYAQDLISLTEHWKVLAGVRFDYLQQTRRDYTAAQINLDRTDRNWSPRVGLIYEPLDWVSLYASYSQSFSPLADTLISNGAVANGSTLAPQKTSAFEIGSKFDIAGRASASVALFDMKQTNQQIADPSNPSFSLPIGTQRSRGLELGLTGEIAPKWSVYAGYTYMNGSVDGSPQASASGLILKDNTPGLMPRHSASIWLKRDLPYGFYAAGGAQFQSARYTSASDAVTLPSFVTFDLGAGYHGKKVDVTLTLDNLFDRKYFIAAHGNADMFNMPGAPRTLTATARWHM; this comes from the coding sequence ATGAAGAACAGAAAGAAGACCTACCGCGCCCTGCTCGTCGCCACTGCCTCCCTCGCCGCCGCCAAACCGCTGCTCGCACAGCAGGCTCCCGCCGATCCAGCCGCTGCAGCTACAGCCACCGCCGGCACGACGTTGCCCGCGATCTCGGTCACCTCGACCGTCGACCGCCGCTCATACGACGCAGGCAAATCGAACACGGCGACGAAGACCAGCATGTCGTTGATCGAAGTCCCGCAGACCGTCAACGTGATCCCGCGCGCGCTGCTCGACGAACAGAACGCGACGTCGTTGCAGGACGCGTTGCGCAACGTGCCGGGTCTCGGCTTCTCGGTCGGCGACGGTCAGCGCGATCAGGTGACGATCCGTGGCTTCAACGCGATCACGGACCAGTACGTCGACGGCATTCGCGACGATGCGCTCTACTATCGCGATCTGTCGAACGTCGAACGCATCGACGTGCTGAAGGGGCCGGCCGCCGTGCTGTATGGTCGCGGCTCGGCGGGCGGCATTATCAACCGTGTGCTGAAGAAGCCGCAGGCGAATCCGGAGCAGTCGGTCGGCGTGTCGCTCGGCACCGAAGGCGAGCGGCGCGGCGATTTCGATCTCGGCTGGAACGCGAACGACGCTGCGCGCTTCCGCATCACCGGCGCAGCAGAAAACTCGAACAGCTTCCGCAACCAGTTCCAGTTGAACCGCCAGGCGATCGCACCGTCCGCGCAGTTCCGCATCGATCGCGATACGACGATCAATCTCGAGTTCGATTATCTGCACGATCGTCGAACATCGGATCAGGGGCTGCCCGCGTACCTGGGCCGTCCGGTGAACGTGCCGATCCAGACGTACTACGGTTCCGCCGACGCAGCGAGCTCCTCGTACAACGACATCAGCGCAAAGAGCGCGACGGCGTCGCTCGATCATCGTTTCAACGATTCGCTGTCGTTCCACGCGGCCGTGCGTGCGTACGACTTTTCGCTCGAACGCAAAAACTACGCGACCTACGAGCCGATCAAGACGGCCGTGAACCCGGTCGTCACGCTCGACCAGTCGACGCGTTTTCGTCAGGACCACGGCGTCGACAGTCTGTTCGAACTGACGCAGAAAACCACGCTGTTCGGGATGAAGCACGAACTGCTGTACGGCGTCGAGTTGTCGCAGCAGCAGAAGTTCGACACGCTGTATTCCCGCACGAAGGTCGCGACCTACGACCTGTTCAATCCGCAACTCGTGACGATCCCCGGCATGCCCGCAGGGTTGACACCGAAGACCAATGCATCGACGGTGCTTGGCCTTGCAGGCGTCTACGCACAGGATCTGATCTCGCTGACCGAGCACTGGAAGGTGCTGGCCGGCGTGCGCTTCGATTATCTGCAGCAGACGCGGCGCGACTACACGGCCGCGCAAATCAACCTCGACCGTACGGACCGCAACTGGAGCCCACGCGTCGGGCTGATCTACGAACCGCTCGACTGGGTGTCGTTGTACGCGTCGTACAGCCAGTCGTTCTCGCCGCTCGCCGACACACTGATCTCGAACGGCGCGGTCGCGAACGGCTCCACGCTCGCGCCGCAAAAAACCTCGGCGTTCGAGATCGGTTCGAAGTTCGACATCGCCGGGCGCGCGAGCGCGAGCGTCGCGCTCTTCGACATGAAGCAGACCAACCAGCAGATCGCCGATCCGAGTAACCCGAGCTTCTCGCTGCCGATCGGCACGCAGCGCTCGCGCGGCCTCGAACTCGGACTGACCGGCGAGATCGCGCCGAAGTGGTCGGTGTACGCGGGCTACACGTACATGAACGGGAGCGTCGACGGTTCACCGCAGGCCTCCGCATCGGGACTCATCCTGAAGGACAACACGCCGGGCCTGATGCCGCGTCACAGCGCGAGCATCTGGCTCAAGCGCGATCTGCCGTACGGTTTCTATGCAGCGGGCGGCGCGCAGTTCCAGTCGGCGCGCTACACGTCCGCGAGCGACGCGGTGACGCTGCCGTCGTTCGTCACGTTCGATCTCGGCGCGGGCTATCACGGCAAGAAGGTCGACGTGACGCTCACGCTCGACAACCTGTTCGACCGCAAGTACTTCATCGCTGCTCACGGCAACGCGGATATGTTCAACATGCCGGGTGCTCCGCGTACGCTGACGGCGACTGCGCGCTGGCATATGTAG
- a CDS encoding triphosphoribosyl-dephospho-CoA synthase, protein MSVTAALPVRYIDTDGRCGRGAAVVALSDAQLGALAVDALIDEVELTPKPALVDGRGSGAHRDLDLATMLRSARTLEPTFAALARAARGRVPSATLRTELAQIGRDGEQAMLAATDGSNAHRGAIWIVGLLVAGAAICADAADAADACATTSSGNLNNAANICALAAQIACFPDRFAAPANSHGERVRARYQVGGARGEAQDGFPHVIDVGLPTLHAARHRGIDETSARLDALLAIMASLDDTCLLHRAGLPGLRAGRDGAQRVLALGGSSTVAGCAALSELDSALLALNASPGGAADLLAATLFIDSLQLQSNALQ, encoded by the coding sequence ATGAGCGTGACTGCCGCGTTACCTGTTCGCTATATCGATACCGATGGTCGCTGCGGTCGTGGCGCTGCGGTCGTCGCGTTGTCGGATGCGCAGCTTGGCGCGCTCGCCGTCGATGCACTGATCGACGAGGTCGAACTCACGCCGAAGCCCGCGCTTGTCGACGGTCGCGGCAGCGGTGCACATCGCGATCTCGATCTCGCGACGATGCTGCGTTCTGCGCGCACGCTCGAACCGACTTTTGCGGCGCTCGCGCGCGCCGCACGTGGCCGCGTACCGTCGGCGACGCTGCGCACCGAACTCGCGCAAATCGGTCGCGACGGCGAACAGGCGATGCTCGCGGCCACCGACGGCAGCAATGCGCATCGTGGCGCGATCTGGATCGTCGGATTGCTCGTCGCGGGTGCAGCGATCTGCGCCGATGCAGCCGATGCCGCCGACGCGTGTGCGACGACCTCCTCCGGTAACTTGAATAACGCCGCGAATATCTGCGCACTGGCCGCGCAGATTGCGTGTTTCCCCGACCGCTTTGCGGCACCCGCGAACAGTCACGGCGAACGCGTGCGAGCGCGCTATCAGGTAGGTGGCGCGCGCGGCGAAGCGCAGGACGGCTTCCCGCATGTGATCGACGTCGGCCTGCCTACACTGCACGCGGCACGCCATCGCGGTATCGACGAAACGTCCGCACGTCTCGATGCGCTGCTCGCGATCATGGCGTCGCTCGACGACACCTGTCTGCTGCATCGCGCGGGTCTGCCGGGACTGCGAGCGGGTCGCGATGGTGCGCAACGCGTGCTGGCGCTCGGCGGCAGTTCGACGGTCGCGGGTTGTGCGGCACTCTCCGAACTCGACAGCGCGTTACTCGCGCTCAATGCATCGCCGGGCGGTGCGGCCGATCTGCTCGCCGCGACCCTTTTCATCGACAGCCTGCAATTGCAGAGCAACGCATTGCAGTAA
- a CDS encoding DMT family transporter, with protein sequence MSFTDRQQGAVTLAAGGLLMGTLGVFVEEARLGALTMVFFRCLFGFFALAGYCAWKGFFARRHFTRRTVALAFVSGVLMVTQWVVFFDSIHRTSIAVSTVVFHVQPFWVVLIGAALFREPLGIDRLSWIATAFVGLVLASGVAAAGNLQGHTSYLIGIAEALAGSVLYAAVTLIAKSLGDLRPHLLTLAQCLVGVVCLPVIASFTAPLDAVHIQPQQWFWLVGMGVLHTGLSYVLIYGALPKLTTPVIAVLLFVYPLTAIAVDAIVYHRALSVPQLAGMVLIVVASLGVNLGWPMVSVLRHGVRRRQAE encoded by the coding sequence ATGTCATTCACCGACCGTCAACAAGGCGCGGTCACGCTCGCCGCGGGCGGACTGCTGATGGGCACGCTCGGCGTATTCGTCGAGGAAGCGCGGCTCGGCGCGCTGACGATGGTGTTTTTCCGCTGCCTGTTCGGCTTCTTCGCACTCGCCGGGTACTGTGCGTGGAAAGGCTTTTTCGCGCGCCGCCATTTCACGCGACGCACGGTCGCGCTCGCGTTCGTGTCCGGCGTGCTGATGGTCACGCAGTGGGTCGTCTTCTTCGATTCGATCCATCGCACCAGCATCGCGGTGTCGACTGTCGTGTTTCATGTGCAGCCGTTCTGGGTCGTGCTGATCGGCGCGGCGCTGTTTCGCGAGCCGCTCGGTATCGACCGGCTGAGCTGGATCGCGACGGCCTTCGTCGGGCTCGTGCTCGCGTCGGGTGTCGCGGCGGCCGGCAACCTGCAGGGGCATACGAGCTACCTGATCGGTATCGCCGAAGCGCTCGCCGGCTCGGTGCTGTATGCGGCCGTCACGCTGATCGCGAAAAGTCTCGGCGATCTGCGCCCTCATCTGCTGACGCTCGCGCAATGTCTGGTCGGCGTGGTGTGTCTGCCGGTGATCGCGTCGTTCACGGCGCCGCTCGACGCCGTGCATATCCAGCCGCAACAGTGGTTCTGGCTCGTCGGCATGGGCGTGCTGCACACCGGGCTGTCGTACGTGCTGATCTACGGCGCGCTGCCGAAGCTCACGACGCCGGTCATCGCCGTGCTGCTGTTCGTCTATCCGCTGACCGCGATTGCCGTCGATGCGATCGTCTATCACCGTGCGCTGTCGGTTCCGCAACTGGCGGGGATGGTGTTGATTGTCGTCGCGAGTCTGGGGGTGAATCTCGGGTGGCCGATGGTGTCGGTGCTGCGGCATGGGGTACGGCGCAGGCAGGCGGAGTGA
- a CDS encoding malonate decarboxylase subunit delta, whose product MEHLTFDYPAQRAVTTRAHVGVVGSGDLEVLLSPADAMRAQVIVRTSVDGYGHIWKSVLDRFFTRYDGAAQIEINDFGATPGVVALRLAEAIEAAEPERSV is encoded by the coding sequence ATGGAACATCTGACCTTCGACTACCCCGCGCAACGCGCCGTGACGACGCGCGCGCACGTCGGCGTGGTCGGCTCCGGCGATCTCGAAGTGTTGCTGTCGCCGGCCGACGCGATGCGCGCGCAGGTGATCGTGCGCACGAGCGTCGACGGCTACGGCCACATCTGGAAGAGCGTGCTCGATCGCTTCTTCACGCGCTACGACGGCGCCGCGCAGATCGAGATCAACGACTTCGGCGCGACGCCGGGCGTCGTCGCGCTGCGCCTCGCCGAAGCGATCGAAGCCGCCGAACCGGAGCGCAGCGTATGA
- the mdcA gene encoding malonate decarboxylase subunit alpha: MKPSTAAPVARSWTTRRDEKARRLAAIAPWLEDGVLPSARIVDALETLICPGDRVALEGDNQKQADFLSRSLAQVDPQKIHDVHLLISSISRPEHLTLFERGIAHKVDFSFAGPQSLRVAQLLEDGQLEIGAIYTYVELYARMFVDLSPQVALLCAEKADRHGNLYTGPNTEDTPTIAEAAAFRHGIVIVQVNEIVDELPRVDIPGSWVDVVVQADRPFAVEPLFTRDPRHIGDLQVLTAMMVIRGIYEPYNITSLNHGIGFDTAAIELLLPTYGEALGLKGKICRNWTLNPHPTLIPAIESGWVDSVHCFGSEVGMEAYIEARPDVFFTGSDGTLRSNRVLCQLAGQYGVDLFIGSTLQIDADANSSTVTRGRLAGFGGAPNMGHDPRGRRHSSAAWLKLLKNEGPVSRGHKLVVQMAETYKKGGEPTFVDELDAIAVGAKNGMPIAPVMIYGDDVSHVVTEEGIAHLHKAEGIDERRAAIAAVAGVTPVGLRARPEKTAELRRRGIVAYPEDLGIRRGEAKRSLLAARSIDDLVTWSGGLYAPPARFRSW, encoded by the coding sequence ATGAAGCCCTCCACCGCCGCGCCCGTCGCCCGCTCATGGACCACCCGTCGCGATGAAAAAGCGCGTCGCCTCGCTGCGATTGCGCCGTGGCTCGAAGACGGCGTGCTGCCTTCTGCGCGCATCGTCGATGCGCTCGAAACGCTGATCTGCCCCGGCGACCGCGTCGCGCTCGAAGGCGACAACCAGAAGCAGGCCGACTTTCTGTCGCGCTCGCTCGCGCAGGTCGATCCGCAGAAAATTCACGACGTGCATCTGCTGATCTCCAGCATTAGCCGCCCCGAACATCTGACGCTGTTCGAGCGCGGCATCGCGCACAAGGTCGACTTTTCGTTCGCCGGTCCGCAGAGTCTGCGCGTCGCGCAACTGCTCGAAGACGGCCAGCTTGAGATCGGTGCGATCTACACGTACGTCGAGCTGTACGCGCGGATGTTCGTCGATCTGAGCCCGCAGGTCGCGCTGCTGTGCGCGGAGAAAGCCGACCGGCACGGCAATCTGTACACCGGTCCGAATACCGAAGACACGCCGACGATCGCCGAAGCCGCCGCGTTCCGTCACGGCATCGTGATCGTGCAGGTCAACGAGATCGTCGACGAATTGCCGCGTGTCGACATCCCGGGTTCGTGGGTCGACGTGGTCGTGCAGGCGGACCGTCCGTTCGCGGTCGAACCGCTCTTCACGCGCGATCCGCGTCACATCGGCGACCTGCAGGTGCTGACCGCGATGATGGTGATCCGCGGCATCTACGAGCCGTACAACATCACGTCGCTGAATCACGGCATCGGCTTCGACACCGCTGCGATCGAACTGCTGCTACCGACTTACGGCGAAGCGCTCGGCTTGAAAGGCAAGATCTGCCGCAACTGGACACTCAATCCGCACCCGACGCTGATCCCCGCGATCGAGTCGGGCTGGGTCGACAGCGTGCACTGCTTCGGCAGCGAGGTCGGCATGGAGGCGTACATCGAAGCGCGGCCCGATGTGTTCTTCACCGGCAGCGACGGCACCCTGCGCTCGAATCGCGTGCTGTGCCAGCTTGCCGGACAGTACGGTGTCGATCTGTTTATCGGCTCGACGCTGCAGATCGACGCCGACGCGAATTCATCGACGGTCACGCGCGGCCGGCTCGCGGGCTTCGGCGGTGCGCCGAACATGGGCCACGATCCGCGCGGCCGACGTCATTCGAGCGCAGCGTGGTTGAAGCTGCTGAAAAACGAAGGTCCGGTATCGCGCGGCCACAAGCTCGTCGTGCAGATGGCGGAAACGTACAAGAAAGGCGGCGAGCCGACCTTCGTCGATGAACTCGACGCGATCGCGGTCGGCGCGAAAAACGGCATGCCGATCGCCCCGGTGATGATCTACGGCGACGATGTGAGCCACGTCGTCACAGAAGAAGGCATCGCGCATCTGCACAAGGCCGAAGGCATCGACGAACGGCGCGCGGCGATCGCGGCGGTAGCCGGCGTGACGCCGGTCGGTCTGCGTGCGCGGCCCGAGAAAACGGCCGAGTTGCGCCGGCGCGGCATCGTCGCGTATCCAGAAGACCTCGGCATCCGGCGCGGCGAAGCGAAGCGCTCGCTGCTCGCGGCGCGCAGTATCGACGATCTCGTCACGTGGTCTGGCGGGCTGTACGCGCCGCCCGCGCGTTTCCGCAGCTGGTGA
- a CDS encoding MFS transporter encodes MDSMTDRARVARKRTPLNRSQITGFWGAWAGWTLDGMDSFIYALVLTPALTELLPRSGYAATPANVGLAGSILFALFLVGWGLSFIWGPLADRFGRTRVLAGTIFTFAIFTGLAATSHNVWELGIYRFIAGIGIGGEWALAGTYVAEAWPEDRRKMGAGYLQTGYYAGFFLAAALNYTVGVHFGWRAMFLTGAVPVVVAIVVLLRVKESEKWQKAEAGAARTRPMREILGPTYRRRTWIACALLTIAIIGLWAGAVYEPSAVIQLATRAGMGKGEAIKMASLATALLSIATIIGCLALPPLAERIGRRKTLAIYFAGMAISIVGAFGWAFYLPNGLAPFIAWLVVLGFFGGNFALFSLWLPEQFETRVRATAFAFCTSFGRFVGAGVNFLLGAAVLHMHTLGVPVALTAIAFVVGLFLIPFAPETKGEVLPQ; translated from the coding sequence ATGGATTCAATGACGGACCGCGCGCGGGTCGCGCGGAAACGCACGCCGCTCAATCGCTCGCAGATCACGGGGTTCTGGGGCGCGTGGGCAGGCTGGACGCTCGACGGGATGGACTCGTTCATCTACGCGCTCGTGCTCACGCCCGCGCTGACCGAACTGCTGCCGCGCTCGGGCTATGCGGCGACGCCCGCCAACGTCGGGCTCGCGGGCTCGATCCTGTTCGCGCTGTTTCTCGTCGGCTGGGGGCTGTCGTTCATCTGGGGGCCGCTCGCCGATCGCTTCGGCCGCACGCGCGTGCTCGCCGGCACGATTTTCACGTTCGCGATTTTCACCGGACTTGCCGCGACGTCGCACAACGTGTGGGAGCTGGGCATCTATCGCTTCATCGCGGGCATCGGTATCGGCGGCGAATGGGCGCTCGCGGGCACCTACGTCGCGGAAGCGTGGCCGGAGGATCGCCGCAAGATGGGCGCGGGTTATCTGCAGACTGGTTACTACGCGGGCTTCTTTCTCGCGGCGGCGTTGAACTACACGGTCGGCGTGCATTTCGGCTGGCGCGCGATGTTCCTCACCGGCGCCGTGCCGGTCGTCGTCGCGATCGTCGTGCTGCTGCGCGTGAAGGAATCGGAGAAGTGGCAGAAGGCCGAAGCGGGCGCGGCACGCACGCGGCCGATGCGGGAGATTCTCGGACCCACGTACCGGCGTCGCACATGGATCGCGTGCGCGCTGCTGACGATCGCGATCATCGGGCTGTGGGCCGGTGCCGTGTACGAACCGTCGGCGGTGATCCAGCTCGCGACGCGCGCCGGCATGGGGAAGGGCGAGGCGATCAAGATGGCGTCGCTGGCTACCGCCTTGCTGTCGATCGCAACGATCATCGGCTGTCTCGCGTTGCCGCCGCTCGCGGAACGTATCGGCCGACGCAAGACGCTCGCGATCTACTTCGCCGGGATGGCGATCTCGATCGTCGGTGCGTTCGGCTGGGCGTTCTATCTGCCGAACGGGCTCGCGCCGTTTATCGCGTGGCTCGTCGTGCTGGGTTTCTTCGGCGGCAACTTCGCGCTGTTCAGCCTGTGGTTGCCCGAGCAGTTCGAAACCCGCGTGCGCGCGACGGCGTTTGCGTTCTGCACGTCGTTCGGCCGCTTCGTCGGCGCGGGCGTGAACTTCCTGCTCGGCGCGGCAGTGCTGCACATGCATACGCTCGGCGTGCCGGTCGCACTGACGGCGATCGCGTTTGTCGTCGGGCTGTTCCTCATTCCGTTTGCACCGGAGACCAAAGGGGAAGTGTTGCCGCAGTAA
- a CDS encoding biotin-independent malonate decarboxylase subunit beta, giving the protein MTTTAPFSPMLRESFIELSARDRASALLDAGTFRELLGPFDRLESPWLPLQGVVCQADDGVVIARGTIDGAPAVIAAIEPAFQGGSIGEVSGSKIAGALELALRDCERGHIVRPIVLFETGGVRLQEANLGLAVIAEIQAAIVALRRHVPVVGVIAGMVGCFGGMSLAAALCSHLIVTKQGRLGMNGPEVIEQEAGIDELDSSDRRRVWQLIGGEQRAATGFADALVDDDLSAIREAVRFASAQPAPVSARSEQVDATLARLALIDPSTITPDTMRAVFHANDAATPRKEHA; this is encoded by the coding sequence ATGACGACCACGGCTCCTTTCTCGCCGATGCTGCGCGAGAGTTTCATCGAACTGTCGGCACGCGACCGCGCAAGCGCCCTGCTCGACGCCGGCACGTTCCGCGAACTGCTCGGCCCGTTCGACCGGCTCGAATCGCCGTGGCTGCCGCTGCAGGGCGTCGTGTGCCAGGCGGACGACGGCGTCGTGATCGCGCGTGGGACGATCGACGGCGCGCCCGCGGTGATCGCCGCGATCGAACCCGCGTTCCAGGGCGGTAGCATCGGCGAAGTGTCGGGCAGCAAGATCGCCGGAGCGCTCGAACTCGCGCTGCGCGACTGCGAACGCGGTCATATCGTGCGCCCGATCGTGCTGTTCGAAACCGGTGGCGTGCGTCTGCAGGAAGCGAACCTCGGGCTCGCGGTGATCGCCGAGATTCAGGCTGCGATCGTCGCGTTGCGACGGCATGTGCCTGTTGTCGGTGTAATCGCGGGGATGGTCGGATGCTTCGGCGGGATGTCGCTTGCTGCCGCGCTGTGCTCGCATCTGATCGTCACGAAGCAGGGGCGGCTCGGGATGAACGGCCCCGAAGTGATCGAACAGGAAGCCGGTATAGATGAACTCGATTCGAGCGATCGACGTCGCGTGTGGCAGTTGATTGGTGGCGAGCAGCGCGCGGCGACGGGTTTCGCGGATGCGCTCGTCGATGATGATCTTTCGGCGATTCGCGAAGCTGTGCGATTTGCTAGCGCGCAACCGGCGCCTGTGTCGGCGCGCAGCGAACAGGTCGATGCGACGCTTGCACGGCTGGCGCTGATCGATCCGTCGACGATCACGCCCGACACGATGCGCGCAGTCTTCCACGCGAACGATGCGGCGACGCCGCGCAAGGAGCACGCATGA
- a CDS encoding GntR family transcriptional regulator, producing MSDATDGFPLAGAKRTALPSVPTVPRASTARMIADALRTSIVDGTLAPGAPLRQDALARHFSVSAIPVREALRQLESEGWAKVEVHKGATVAPLSASEAREIYEIRSALESLALSLAIPLHTPATLRAAEKLCRAAEREPNPSLYVARNEAFHMSLYAPAARPQLNDMLEMLHRRGERYLRLKLDVPTHKGSSDHEHTELLDAVVRRDIAAAQALVVSHLLDTGDLLYRFLNERAATEAAAVSSQRPRTRRSRTTQSGS from the coding sequence ATGAGCGACGCAACAGATGGTTTTCCCCTGGCCGGCGCCAAGCGCACGGCCCTGCCGTCGGTGCCCACGGTCCCGCGGGCCAGCACCGCGCGGATGATCGCGGACGCGCTGCGCACGTCGATCGTCGACGGCACGCTGGCGCCGGGCGCCCCGCTGCGGCAGGACGCGCTCGCGCGTCATTTCTCGGTCAGCGCGATTCCGGTGCGCGAAGCGCTGCGTCAGCTGGAGAGCGAAGGCTGGGCCAAGGTCGAGGTGCACAAGGGCGCGACAGTTGCGCCGCTGTCGGCGAGCGAGGCACGCGAGATCTACGAGATCCGTTCCGCGCTCGAAAGCCTTGCGTTGAGTCTCGCGATTCCGCTGCACACTCCCGCTACGCTGCGTGCCGCCGAAAAGCTGTGCCGCGCCGCCGAACGCGAGCCGAATCCATCGCTGTACGTTGCGCGTAACGAAGCGTTCCACATGAGCCTGTACGCGCCCGCCGCGCGTCCGCAGTTGAACGACATGCTCGAGATGCTGCATCGGCGTGGCGAACGTTATCTACGTCTGAAGCTGGACGTGCCGACGCACAAGGGCTCGTCGGATCACGAGCACACTGAGCTGCTCGATGCGGTCGTCCGGCGCGACATCGCGGCCGCACAGGCGCTGGTGGTTTCGCATCTGCTCGACACCGGCGATTTGCTGTACCGTTTCCTCAATGAGCGCGCGGCGACCGAAGCTGCGGCGGTTTCGTCACAGCGCCCACGCACACGACGCTCACGCACCACCCAATCCGGGAGTTGA